The following proteins come from a genomic window of Drosophila sulfurigaster albostrigata strain 15112-1811.04 chromosome X, ASM2355843v2, whole genome shotgun sequence:
- the LOC133847197 gene encoding brefeldin A-inhibited guanine nucleotide-exchange protein 3, whose amino-acid sequence MEDLFLLIIKESTGTKHNALRQTAQIAYDKLYRQHGIHRDPSHELRSVCFTALQMALDTKRPKFITMGLNGLHRVIKDERFYIGLEPEDDSVWLPSQLLRATNGILPSTSSEDTVVNVLRLFLAMACSPACTLNGRLLIEILSRCGECWEMGSRATKAASLAAASQCLRTFCAFLIEEAEEVKKTAPAGLMTQTQASAVYNEVIPVMQWLCSRLVEPNVNNASPNKKCENPSSLYLTECILTLSSALPRNVHANPHFTSFLWQKFCPTLAAALGSPGRINLDKKFTYKDALHMIENEARGFFTGPGLDGPQARCVYLTAIQLLRIAGAHGSLRPMLEALFHRMVLLPAPLNRTEPLRCVREIFKSPERLIDLAVILYVDKNTAQGCSDEMALFRLLVDAMEECAYGASAGSATEASLQASVECMVALLDSLQVLCSGELTESMISDQIVQVVNARHDLLKDADYSGPLTYQSMARLPAPYRDAIVEFRQNVFETSSGSESECEPPHETDAASNGSGDTEGPEDDEPSSSSDETSRVENRWPYSHLEAPVMPIRTDSDNDRQHARDFAKALRQDLVPKLLRLRSCIELDEAMQEFASAVCQENSMNFSDFDYNLTAINADGIYLAIYSSLLLSLQLMRAGYYDQQASKDILVPMSEQQFVTSVQNTGVLVYLSSPWLCELYQSVIVCNILEAMSRQQLDGNGPRCALVDMLCDAGGLASTQMLSEWQRLQTATVKHSDDEQHDKRREAAKKLCRRLLTCCWDSMVIVLSSGLGDLQSTASNKLVALSKRTLRVKAKANKSNGEALYAMCLDGLHSAATLSNSLNLQHLAGKILNLLASNVCQTSGPRISASQAMSMDVVLTGGLNLGSYSADCWQSIFAVCRHVSQLEHEIFSMQNPSIAASPGSSRRDLETGEKLNNGNAQDKLNLSSIPIDDDETCVDVYSFLQAPLQSPNTNITSILKVYSGTNETVLLSQSDTSKVLCALSHQAENLFSDAAERLSLPSLCQFLKHLCRASRDQLYKSQVARKGGGTRIWWPSKGWKKLDSLPMSLLLHRIGDVTLKVFRSSRPLLHVLKVWAITGPHLMDAACHRDRMISKRAIEYIHDIITALLVEQSELPYFHFNEALLKPFENLLSMDTCDVDVQDQIVACLYEIVEAHRTEIRSGWRPLFGTLRNARSRMLNMSNIIDIFRVFLDSDNTLVFANAGLDCILCLLSYLEISGGGGPNNNACGDDNDNNTFRPTDFLHETLRFLERCSSILGFMYSMPKCPNFHSTYKIKGISYTHIIDANIPSSMENFTYFGNDYLQTKNEQYMISYRSLHIDKDTIVKIDEMDKPSGVLKVWFLLLDGLTNSLIVCPYSHQAPILQTIFKLFKNLLSTPGIDFGFYCINHLLIPMIQDWLRYINKTAASWQLIEKNFKHCCCMTTDLVVEFIEKSVPEQRRLGASTKTRLAQIVHPADNLIYSKLKFVTEQVPAAEQLQQQQQQQQHQQHSNMQYDSSSSSASDEHNNSNSNSNCNSNSNSNSNATNVNVNHNLIESPTKISSSATLALKQLLLVLIECAAQSQEAIARISVSCLKHVILSTGMLFNESQWMIACSAIHRACTVTIAPLRQLSFAFHEKSNSFYGDCANVKVAARRDSTLEELARIYALAQQVFLSDNQREPQQTPGGANGQASTPTTPGVGQGKSGSCASSASAQLSDDRSYSFLLYPLNNGFNSNLDNFVIRIPFKNLVVGLLANQMLLQLVAKLLLSRLKCVPQAVSTCIFDNYASSAATPSHDYDLDFRSKEILLRCVKQYLMSALEFDSRPGLKFLMQKVSNIEYAANLYKQMTSSWMIYYIALVDSHLNDIVVYNLGAEDLNFILESCSRLNTTTVKKKENFVRYLFCLQDAWNLVCELYLSNSALHDIENGKLRAQQKLPMHLTTKSMCIALNGNGDAASSSSSGGSSNSNNHGGIDGNADGCNGSTTSPSKCVQLEEENVTMTTLISEFQPKCRSNPFDTNRQSAKTEQESISPEIEQQRATSILKDSNYKRAALAQLVVASMELLRSLPNEAEENLKLLMTPTIREAFRLVQLQGNELKVNQF is encoded by the exons ATGGAAGACCTTTTTCTGCTAATTATCAAGGAGTCAACGGGCACCAAGCACAACGCGTTGCGACAAACGGCGCAAATTGCTTATG ATAAACTTTATCGACAGCATGGCATACACAGGGATCCGTCGCATGAGCTGCGCTCCGTTTGCTTTACGGCACTGCAAATGGCCTTGGACACGAAGCGGCCAAAGTTCATTACAATGGGGCTCAATGGTCTGCAT CGCGTTATCAAGGACGAACGCTTCTACATTGGCCTGGAGCCGGAGGACGATTCGGTGTGGCTGCCATCGCAGCTGCTGCGTGCCACAAATGGCATCCTGCCATCGACGAGCAGCGAGGACACCGTGGTGAATGTGCTGCGCCTCTTCCTGGCCATGGCCTGCTCACCGGCCTGCACCCTCAATGGCCGCCTCCTCATCGAGATACTCTCACGGTGCGGCGAATGCTGGGAGATGGGCTCCAGGGCCACGAAGGCCGCCTCCTTGGCGGCAGCCTCGCAATGTCTGCGCACATTTTGCGCCTTCCTCATCGAGGAGGCCGAGGAGGTGAAGAAAACAGCGCCAGCTGGCCTCATGACACAGACTCAGGCGTCAGCCGTCTACAATGAGGTGATACCGGTGATGCAGTGGCTCTGCAGTCGCCTTGTCGAGCCAAACGTGAACAATGCGTCGCCGAATAAGAAATGCGAGAATCCCAGCTCATTGTATCTAACCGAATGCATCCTGACACTCAGCTCCGCTCTGCCTCGCAATGTCCACGCGAATCCCCACTTCACCTCTTTTCtctggcaaaagttttgcccCACTCTAGCGGCTGCATTGGGCTCGCCGGGTCGCATTAATCTGGACAAGAAGTTCACCTACAA GGATGCACTGCACATGATTGAGAATGAGGCACGCGGCTTCTTCACCGGTCCCGGCTTGGATGGCCCGCAAGCGCGTTGTGTCTACTTGACCGCCATCCAGCTGCTGCGCATTGCCGGCGCCCATGGCTCGCTGCGACCGATGCTGGAGGCGTTGTTCCATCGCATGGTGTTGTTGCCAGCGCCGCTGAACCGCACTGAGCCACTGCGCTGTGTGCGGGAGATCTTCAAGAGTCCGGAACGTCTCATTGATCTGGCTGTCATACTGTATGTGGACAAGAACACGGCGCAGGGCTGCAGCGATGAGATGGCTCTGTTTCGACT GTTGGTCGATGCCATGGAGGAGTGTGCCTATGGGGCGAGTGCGGGCAGTGCCACCGAGGCCAGTCTCCAGGCGAGCGTGGAGTGCATGGTGGCGCTGTTGGATAGCTTGCAGGTGCTGTGCAGCGGCGAACTGACCGAGTCCATGATCAGCGATCAGATTGTGCAGGTGGTAAATGCACGGCACGATCTGCTCAAGGATGCCGACTATTCGGGTCCATTGACCTATCAGAGCATGGCACGTTTGCCGGCACCGTATCGCGATGCGATTGTTGAGTTCCGTCAGAACGTGTTCGAGACGTCGTCGGGATCGGAAAGTGAATGCGAACCGCCGCACGAAACTGATGCGGCGTCCAATGGCTCCGGCGATACGGAGGGACCCGAAGACGATGAGCCCAGCAGCTCGTCGGACGAGACGTCGCGTGTGGAGAATCGCTGGCCGTACTCGCATCTCGAGGCACCTGTGATGCCCATACGCACGGACAGCGACAACGATCGTCAGCATGCCCGGGACTTTGCCAAGGCACTGCGACAGGATCTGGTGCCGAAGCTGTTGCGTTTGCGGAGTTGCATTGAGCTCGACGAGGCGATGCAGGAGTTTGCTTCGGCCGTGTGTCAGGAGAACAGCATGAACTTCTCCGACTTTGATTACAATCTGACCGCGATCAATGCCGATGGCATTTATCTGGCCATCTACTCATCGCTGTTGCTCAGCCTGCAGCTGATGCGCGCCGGTTACTACGATCAACAGGCGTCCAAGGACATTCTGGTGCCGATGTCGGAGCAACAGTTTGTCACCTCGGTGCAGAATACCGGAGTATTAGTCTATCTATCGTCACCCTGGCTCTGTGAGCTGTATCAGTCGGTGATTGTGTGCAACATTTTGGAGGCGATGTCGCGACAACAGCTCGACGGCAATGGACCCCGCTGTGCCTTGGTCGATATGCTCTGCGATGCCGGCGGCTTGGCCAGCACTCAAATGCTCTCCGAGTGGCAGCGTCTGCAGACGGCAACGGTGAAGCACAGCGATGATGAGCAGCACGACAAGCGACGCGAGGCTGCGAAGAAGCTGTGTCGTCGTCTATTGACCTGCTGCTGGGATTCCATGGTGATTGTGCTTAGCTCGGGTCTGGGTGATCTTCAGAGCACCGCCTCCAACAAGCTGGTGGCGCTCTCCAAGCGCACGCTGCGTGTCAAGGCCAAGGCCAACAAGTCCAATGGCGAAGCCTTGTATGCCATGTGCCTGGATGGCCTGCATTCG GCGGCCACGTTGAGCAATAGCTTGAATCTGCAACACTTGGCTGGCAAAATACTCAATCTGTTGGCCTCGAACGTCTGCCAGACGAGCGGACCTCGCATCTCGGCCAGCCAAGCGATGTCCATGGATGTTGTGCTCACCGGTGGCCTCAATCTCGGCAGCTACAGCGCCGATTGCTGGCAGAGCATCTTCGCCGTCTGTCGTCATGTCAGCCAGCTGGAGCATGAGATCTTCAGCATGCAGAATCCATCGATCGCCGCCTCGCCCGGCAGCAGTCGACGGGATTTGGAGACGGGCGAGAAGTTGAACAATGGCAATGCCCAAGACAAGTTGAATCTTTCCTCCATACCCATCGACGATGATGAAACGTG CGTGGACGTCTACAGCTTCCTGCAGGCGCCATTGCAGAGTCCCAACACGAATATCACATCCATATTGAAGGTCTACTCGGGCACCAACGAGACGGTGCTGCTCAGCCAGAGCGATACCTCGAAGGTGCTCTGCGCTCTCTCCCACCAGGCCGAGAATCTGTTCAGCGATGCGGCCGAGCGTCTCAGTCTGCCATCGCTGTGTCAATTCCTGAAGCACTTGTGCCGCGCCTCTCGCGATCAGTTGTACAAGAGTCAGGTGGCACGCAAGGGCGGTGGCACACGGATCTGGTGGCCCAGCAAGGGGTGGAAGAAGCTGGACTCGTTGCCaatgtcgctgctgttgcatcgCATTGGCGATGTGACGCTTAAAGTGTTTCGCAGTTCGCGACCCTTGCTGCATGTGCTCAAAGTTTGGGCCATCACCGGGCCGCATCTGATGGAT GCTGCCTGTCATCGGGATCGCATGATCTCGAAACGGGCCATCGAGTATATACACGATATAATCACCGCATTGCTGGTGGAACAATCGGAGCTGCCGTACTTCCACTTCAACGAGGCGTTGCTGAAGCCCTTCGAGAATCTGCTGAGCATGGACACATGCGATGTGGACGTACAGGATCAGATTGTGGCTTGTCTCTACGAGATCGTCGAGGCGCATCGCACCGAAATCCGTTCCGGCTGGCGGCCATTGTTTGGCACATTGCGCAACGCCCGAAGTCGCATGCTAAACATGAGCAACATCATCGATATCTTTCGGGTGTTCCTCGATTCCGATAATACGTTAGTGTTTGCCAACGCTGGACTCGATTGCATACTCTGTCTGCTCTCGTATCTGGAGATCTCGGGCGGCGGTGGACCCAATAACAATGCCTGCGGCGAtgacaacgataacaacacgTTTAGGCCAACGGATTTCCTGCATGAAACGCTGCGCTTTTTGGAACGCTGCTCCAGCATTTTGGGTTTCATGTACAGCATGCCCAAGTGTCCGAATTTCCACTCGACCTACAAGATCAAGGGCATCTCATACACGCATATCATAGACGCCAACATACCCAGCTCCATGGAgaatttcacatattttggCAACGATTATCTGCAGACAAAGAACGAGCAGTATATGATCTCGTATCGATCGCTGCACATCGACAAGGATACGATTGTGAAGATCGATGAAATGGACAAGCCATCGGGTGTGTTGAAAGTGTGGTTCCTGCTGCTCGATGGACTCACGAACTCGCTGATCGTTTGTCCCTATTCACATCAAGCGCCCATCTTGCAGACGATCTTCAAGCTCTTCAAGAATCTGCTGTCGACGCCAGGCATTGATTTTGGCTTCTATTGCATCAATCACCTGTTGATACCGATGATACAGGACTGGTTGCGTTACATCAACAAGACGGCAGCCAGCTGGCAACTGATTGAGAAGAACTTTAAGCACTGCTGTTGCATGACCACCGATCTCGTTGTGGAGTTCATTGAGAAGTCCGTGCCCGAACAGCGACGTCTGGGCGCCAGCACAAAGACGCGTCTGGCACAGATTGTGCATCCCGCCGATAATCTGATCTACTCGAAGCTGAAGTTTGTCACCGAACAAGTGCCAGCAGCCgaacagttgcagcaacaacaacagcaacaacagcatcaacaacacagcaacatGCAATACGACAGCAGCTCGAGTTCGGCGAGTGATGAGCAcaacaattccaattccaattccaactgcaactcgaattcaaattcaaattcgaatGCAACGAATGTGAATGTCAATCACAATCTCATTGAATCGCCCACAAAGATCTCCAGCTCGGCAACATTGGCGCTGAAGCAACTGTTGCTCGTGCTCATCGAGTGCGCGGCCCAATCCCAAGAGGCAATTGCTCGCATCTCGGTGTCCTGTCTGAAGCACGTCATACTCTCCACGGGCATGCTGTTCAACGAATCGCAATGGATGATCGCCTGCTCGGCGATACATCGTGCCTGCACCGTGACCATTGCACCGCTGCGTCAACTCTCGTTCGCCTTCCACGAGAAATCGAACAGCTTCTATGGCGATTGTGCCAACGTTAAGGTTGCGGCACGTCGCGACAGCACACTCGAGGAGCTGGCCCGCATCTATGCCCTCGCTCAGCAGGTCTTCCTCTCCGACAATCAACGTGAACCCCAACAGACGCCCGGCGGTGCCAACGGACAAGCGTCCACGCCCACAACGCCGGGAGTGGGTCAAGGGAAGAGCGGCAGTTGTGCATCGAGTGCTTCGGCACAGCTCTCGGATGATCGCAGCTATTCGTTTCTGCTCTATCCGCTGAACAATGGCTTCAATTCGAATCTGGATAACTTTGTCATACGCATTCCCTTCAAGAATCTGGTTGTCGGTCTCCTCGCCAATcaaatgttgctgcaactggttgcgaagttgctgctgtcgcgTCTCAAATGCGTGCCCCAAGCGGTGTCCACGTGCATCTTTGATAATTATGCCTCTTCGGCTGCAACGCCCAGTCACGATTACGATCTGGACTTTCGCTCCAAGGAGATTCTGCTGCGTTGCGTCAAACAGTATCTGATGTCGGCTCTGGAGTTTGATTCGCGTCCCGGCCTCAAGTTCCTCATGCAGAAGGTCTCGAATATTGAGTACGCCGCCAATTTGTACAAGCAAATGACATCGTCGTGGATGATTTACTACATTGCCTTGGTGGACTCGCATCTCAACGATATTGTCGTCTACAATCTGGGCGCCGAGGATCTCAATTTCATACTGGAATCGTGCTCGCGACTGAATACGACCACCgtgaagaagaaggagaactTTGTGCGGTATTTGTTCTGCCTGCAGGATGCTTGGAATCTGGTCTGTGAACTCTATCTCAGCAATTCGGCGTTGCATGACATTGAGAACGGCAAGCTGAGGGCACAACAGAAGCTGCCCATGCACCTAACCACCAAATCCATGTGTATTGCTCTCAATGGCAACGGCGATgcggcaagcagcagcagcagcggcggcagcagcaactcgaaTAATCATGGCGGCATCGATGGCAATGCGGATGGCTGCAATGGTTCAACCACATCGCCCAGCAAGTGTGTGCAGCTCGAAGAGGAGAACGTGACGATGACGACGTTGATTAGCGAATTTCAGCCCAAGTGCCGGAGCAATCCCTTCGACACGAATCGCCAGTCGGCGAAAACCGAACAGGAATCAATTTCACCGGAAATTGAGCAACAGCGGGCCACGAGTATTCTGAAGGATTCGAATTATAAACGCGCCGCGTTGGCCCAACTGGTGGTCGCCTCGATGGAGCTGTTGCGTTCGCTGCCCAACGAGGCCGAGGAGAATCTGAAGCTGTTGATGACGCCCACCATACGGGAGGCCTTTCGGCTCGTTCAACTGCAGGGCAACGAGCTGAAGGTGAACCAGTTTTAG
- the LOC133847199 gene encoding malignant T-cell-amplified sequence 1 homolog, giving the protein MFKKFEEKDSISSIQQLKSSVQKGIRAKLLEAYPKLETHIDLILPKKDSYRIAKCHDHIELLLNGTGEQVFFRHRDGPWMPTLRLLHKFPYFVTMQQVDKGAIRFVLSGANVMCPGLTSPGACMTTADKGTVVAIMAEGKEHALAIGLLTLSTDDILKVNKGIGIETYHFLNDGLWKSKPVK; this is encoded by the exons atgttcaaaaa ATTCGAGGAAAAAGACAGTATCTCGTCGATACAACAGCTAAAATCGTCAGTACAGAAAGGCATACGTGCGAAATTATTGGAGGCATATCCAAAGCTGGAAACTCACATTGATTTGATACTACCCAAGAAGGATTCATATCGCATTGCAAAATG TCACGATCACATTGAATTGCTGCTAAATGGAACCGGCGAACAGGTCTTCTTCAGGCATCGTGACGGTCCATGGATGCCCACGTTGCGTCTGCTGCACAAATTCCCCTATTTTGTGACTATGCAGCAGGTGGACAAGGGTGCCATACGCTTCGTCCTCAGTGGCGCCAATGTCATGTGCCCGGGCTTAACATCGCCGGGCGCCTGCATGACAACGGCGGATAAGGGCACCGTGGTTGCCATTATGGCCGAGGGCAAGGAGCATGCGCTAGCGATTGGTCTACTCACATTATCCACAGATGATAT TTTGAAGGTGAACAAAGGCATTGGCATTGAAACGTATCATTTTCTCAACGATGGCTTGTGGAAATCGAAGCCAGTCAAGTAG
- the LOC133847198 gene encoding nuclear exosome regulator NRDE2: MPLFPAYANNEPNEPPNASEAHRSQQLPVPTNAVTGEVLQNNRSFELPALVLVPPQPSDSDFTSSSEESADDDQDNLADNQSSGAVGNAVAAGGEQRILEFDKDTGFYVDKKPNNAYLRLPTLPRLSRPNYKRSKLRLGGGPRQTKQRAKQRPRLRLVEEAAIKTSEEQLTQLLERIQELKKLLALEPQDERNWLELHQLLGDSATKSNRLAVAEQQLHALETAMEQHPGNEKLLQCYVATASVTYPDSQVASKLEELLQRQPQEYTLWTALIMTTQGTMARCNVPDVLAIYSKCMERLFRERDHDERADELMLKLFHNCVLFLRQSANTPQMFALLNLALELNAPHLQFDCLSASAQDERPLVDYEELVLRSGMPMPEIWTRIERLRQAYNFLPYPQQANVGIAVDPRRCIYTEDVCPYIYPLKTQTYRMQLLLLVVQLTKLPLLRTHCLAERLCTRIDQIGDSEAIEMLLAGLADRWTYALPPKSGDYMETMMQLARELYVCPSFMPQAIGHELYERCIAKLLLQCSEVCAANEAQRQVFIILWLRLQRLRLQLRKLCGKLTPQFLKETSDSQRSLLRQPANRQVICFYTQVAMFEYEALGEDKAEDSRPSSAFRVLDQVLVMAKQTPLDADQLQAAVVYAEMLMANDSRDAALKLLVPLASRELLDAELEKVAELAAKTPADPLPLEQYFLPNMLTLLLRALCLQLYLQHNSSKVEALALLEATLQHRLFQLPQMEATRVRFLREQICELQLLMLQLPRRCALSELLPHLQHGLHEFPRNQTLLQLCSTLDTTQWIDVRSRLKQTKAGILALLHMIIAARCRFLRHQKSHSDLAVTFGYQTAALDAKLQEDYLRNRLLSIFESFLPTNTRRTKLEAEQYAVLRRNSLYWRCYLRCLSNERTSFEQSKTCLLMALDECPWDKALYMDGVTYVPQEFSNLQDVMAEKQICTFAIPEELNVLREA; this comes from the exons ATGCCGCTCTTTCCGGCGTACGCCAACAATGAACCAAATGAGCCGCCAAATGCATCTGAAGCACATCGGTCACAACAGTTGCCTGTTCCAA CTAATGCTGTTACTGGGGAGGTTTTGCAAAACAATCGCAGCTTTGAGCTACCCGCATTAGTGCTGGTGCCGCCACAACCATCTGATTCGGATTTCACTTCCAGTTCGGAGGAATCCGCGGACGACGATCAAGACaatttggctgacaatcaATCATCAGGAGCTGTTGgaaatgctgttgctgctggtgggGAGCAACGCATCTTAGAGTTTGACAAAGACACCGGCTTCTATGTGGACAAGAAACCTAACAATGCCTACCTACGCCTGCCAACCTTGCCACGCCTCTCACGCCCCAACTATAAGCGCAGCAAACTGCGCCTTGGCGGTGGGCCACGTCAGACAAAACAACGCGCCAAACAGCGACCCCGCTTGCGCCTTGTGGAGGAAGCAGCAATCAAGACAAGCGAAGAGCAGTTAACCCAACTCCTGGAACGGATTCAGGAGCTAAAAAAATTGCTGGCATTAGAGCCGCAGGACGAACGCAATTGGCTGGAACTGCATCAGCTGCTGGGCGACAGTGCGACGAAGAGCAATCGCTTGGCAGTGgcggagcagcagctgcatgcACTCGAGACGGCCATGGAACAGCATCCGGGTAATGAGAAGCTGCTGCAATGCTATGTCGCCACCGCCAGCGTAACGTATCCAGACAGTCAG GTGGCCAGCAAACTGGaggagctgctgcagcggcagccacaAGAGTACACGCTGTGGACGGCGTTGATAATGACCACACAGGGCACCATGGCGCGTTGCAATGTGCCCGATGTGCTGGCCATTTACAGCAAGTGCATGGAACGTCTGTTTAGGGAACGCGATCACGACGAACGGGCGGACGAATTGATGCTGAAACTCTTTCACAATTGTGTGCTGTTCCTGCGCCAATCGGCGAACACGCCGCAAATGTTTGCGCTGCTCAATCTGGCGCTGGAATTGAATGCGCCACACTTGCAATTCGATTGCTTGTCGGCCTCTGCACAGGATGAGCGACCACTCGTCGACTACGAGGAGCTGGTGTTGCGCTCTGGCATGCCAATGCCAGAGATTTGGACACGCATCGAGCGACTGCGACAAGCGTACAATTTTCTTCCCTATCCGCAGCAGGCAAACGTTGGCATTGCCGTTGATCCACGGCGTTGCATCTACACGGAGGATGTGTGTCCGTACATTTACCCATTGAAGACGCAAACGTATCgcatgcagctgctgctgctggtggttcAGCTGACCAAGTTGCCACTGCTGCGAACGCATTGCCTGGCCGAGCGTTTGTGCACACGCATCGATCAAATCGGCGACTCGGAGGCCATTGAAATGCTGCTCGCCGGCCTCGCGGATCGTTGGACATATGCGCTGCCGCCGAAGAGTGGCGACTATATGGAGACCATGATGCAGCTGGCCAGGGAGCTGTATGTGTGTCCCAGCTTTATGCCGCAGGCCATTGGACACGAGCTCTACGAGCGTTGCATTGCCAAGCTGCTGTTACAGTGCAGCGAAGTGTGTGCAGCAAATGAAGCGCAGCGCCAAGTCTTCATCATATTGTGGTTGCGCCTGCAACGTTTGCGGCTTCAGCTGCGCAAGCTTTGCGGCAAATTGACGCCGCAATTTCTGAAGGAAACCAGTGACAGTCAGCGCTCGTTATTACGCCAACCGGCGAATCGTCAAGTGATCTGCTTCTACACTCAGGTTGCAATGTTCGAGTACGAAGCACTGGGCGAGGACAAAGCAGAGGACTCAAGACCGTCGAGTGCGTTTCGTGTGCTCGACCAAGTGCTGGTTATGGCCAAGCAGACGCCACTTGATGCGGATCAGCTGCAAGCCGCCGTTGTCTATGCCGAGATGTTGATGGCCAACGATTCGCGAGACGCAGCGCTGAAGCTGCTCGTCCCTTTGGCCAGCCGGGAATTGCTCGATGCGGAGCTTGAAAAGGTTGCCGAGCTGGCTGCTAAAACGCCAGCGGATCCGTTGCCCTTGGAGCAGTATTTTTTGCCCAACATGTTGACGCTGTTGTTGCGTGCACTCTGCCTGCAACTGTATCtgcaacacaacagcagcaaggtCGAAGCGCTGGCGCTGCTGGAAGCAACGTTGCAGCATCGACTCTTTCAACTGCCCCAAATGGAGGCGACCCGAGTGCGCTTTCTGCGCGAACAAATCTgcgagttgcagttgctgatgctgcagctgccgcggCGTTGTGCGCTCAGTGAATTGCTGCCACACTTGCAACATGGCCTGCACGAGTTTCCGCGCAATCAAACGCTGCTCCAGCTGTGCTCCACGCTGGACACCACACAGTGGATCGATGTGCGTAGTCGCTTGAAGCAGACAAAAGCGGGCATTCTGGCGTTGCTCCACATGATTATTGCCGCACGTTGCCGATTTCTGCGGCATCAAAAGTCCCACAGTGACTTGGCCGTAACGTTTGGCTATCAAACTGCAGCATTGGATGCAAAACTTCAGGAGGATTATTTGCGCAATCGGCTGCTGAGCATCTTTGAATCGTTTCTACCCACGAACACACGTCGCACCAAGCTGGAGGCCGAGCAATATGCCGTGTTGCGACGCAACTCCTTGTATTGGCGCTGCTATTTACGCTGCCTGAGCAATGAACGCACCAGTTTTGAGCAGAGCAAGACGTGTTTGTTGATGGCCCTGGATGAGTGTCCCTGGGATAAGGCCTTGTATATGGATGGCGTTACTTATGTCCCACAGGAGTTTTCCAATCTGCAGGATGTGATGGCGGAGAAGCAGATCTGCACTTTCGCCATTCCCGAGGAGCTCAACGTGCTGCGCGAGGcctga